One window of the Sulfitobacter alexandrii genome contains the following:
- a CDS encoding aminotransferase class I/II-fold pyridoxal phosphate-dependent enzyme, protein MHSLNDYSSAIQLRSDRWSALREATTALTRNPKAGERSKLAKTAQELFNSLAMIEPYWAFPGMSAFVHMRRQLEHEKFEDVAFAVNRVTRALTTGAYRRRHIPLERDSIDQDEHDDEAMLPPEARALTKPYFEVLIVDDVNEHQERWLKSNMSRMRRSEDPFIYEAVVVPSIEDALIAVMFNHNIQAIVVRPGLSLRSSMDLQILTRYLARAGGREEIGALTPEVYGPELCRMIAKVRPELDAYLVTERSVEDIAGLDLGICRRVFYNQEDFMELHLNILRGVQSRNKSPFFTALVEYSKQPTGVFHAMPISRGKSISRSHWIQDMGAFYGPNIFLAETSATSGGLDSLLEPHGPIKEAQELAARAFGAKQTFFATNGTSTCNKIVVQALIKPGDIVLVDRDCHKSHHYGMVLAGAQVCYLDSYPLNKYSMYGAVPLHDIKKQLLDLKAAGKLDKVRMLLLTNCTFDGLVYNVERVMEECLAIKPDLIFLWDEAWFAFARFSPTYRQRTAMNAANSLREKLRSDAHIERYEAQQAELKDADRDKMLETRLLPPPDARVRAYATQSTHKTLTSLRQGSMIHVNDQDFKGEVEQSFHEAYMTHTSTSPNYQIIASLDVGRRQVELEGFEFVQRQVEAAMSMRRAISEHPLLSKYFKILTAGDMIPEAHRESGVTSYFDTQQGWTDMWDCWENDEFALDPTRVTLAVGGTGWDGDTFKTEILMDRYGIQINKTSRNTVLFMTNIGTTRSSVAYLIEVLVEIAKSLDERLDDASRMERLSFDKRVSNLMEHYPPLPDFSRFHDAFRAAQDTPEGDIRTAYYLSYDDENCDYLELNGSLKEAMKEGKTLVSASFIIPYPPGFPILVPGQVISEEILDFMRALDVSEIHGYRPDLGLRVFTQKALDGVSASRPASTSD, encoded by the coding sequence ATGCATTCCTTGAACGACTATTCCTCGGCGATCCAGTTGCGTTCCGACCGTTGGAGCGCATTGAGAGAAGCCACCACGGCCCTGACGCGCAACCCCAAAGCGGGCGAACGCAGCAAGCTGGCCAAGACCGCGCAAGAGCTTTTCAATTCCCTCGCGATGATCGAGCCTTACTGGGCGTTTCCGGGCATGTCCGCCTTCGTGCACATGCGCCGCCAGCTTGAGCACGAAAAGTTCGAGGACGTGGCGTTCGCCGTGAACCGGGTGACGCGGGCACTGACAACCGGCGCGTACCGCCGGCGCCATATCCCGCTGGAGCGGGACAGCATCGACCAGGATGAACACGACGACGAGGCCATGCTGCCGCCCGAGGCGCGGGCCTTGACCAAGCCCTATTTCGAGGTGCTGATCGTCGATGACGTGAACGAGCATCAGGAACGCTGGCTGAAGTCGAACATGTCCCGCATGCGCCGGAGCGAAGATCCGTTCATCTACGAGGCCGTGGTCGTTCCCAGCATCGAGGACGCCTTGATCGCCGTCATGTTCAACCACAATATCCAGGCGATCGTGGTGCGACCGGGGCTGTCGTTGCGATCTTCCATGGATCTCCAGATTCTCACCCGCTACCTCGCGCGCGCCGGGGGCCGGGAAGAGATCGGTGCGCTCACGCCCGAGGTCTACGGTCCGGAGCTTTGCCGCATGATCGCCAAGGTGCGGCCCGAACTGGACGCCTACCTTGTGACCGAACGGTCGGTCGAAGATATCGCCGGCCTGGACCTGGGGATTTGCCGCAGGGTCTTCTACAATCAGGAAGACTTCATGGAACTGCACCTCAATATCTTGAGAGGTGTGCAGTCCCGAAACAAGTCGCCCTTCTTCACGGCGCTGGTGGAATACTCCAAGCAGCCGACCGGCGTTTTCCATGCCATGCCGATCAGCCGGGGGAAATCCATCTCGCGATCCCACTGGATCCAGGACATGGGCGCCTTCTACGGTCCGAACATCTTTCTGGCGGAGACGTCGGCAACGTCAGGGGGTCTGGACAGCCTGCTCGAGCCGCACGGACCGATCAAGGAAGCGCAGGAACTGGCGGCCCGTGCCTTCGGCGCGAAACAGACCTTCTTTGCCACCAACGGCACGTCCACCTGCAACAAGATCGTGGTTCAGGCGCTGATCAAGCCGGGCGACATCGTGCTGGTGGACCGTGATTGTCACAAATCCCACCACTACGGCATGGTGCTGGCCGGGGCCCAGGTCTGCTATCTCGACAGTTATCCGCTCAACAAGTACTCGATGTATGGCGCGGTACCGCTGCACGACATCAAGAAGCAGCTCTTGGACCTCAAGGCGGCGGGCAAGCTGGACAAGGTGCGCATGCTGCTCCTGACCAACTGTACTTTCGACGGGCTGGTCTACAACGTCGAGCGGGTCATGGAAGAATGTCTGGCGATCAAGCCCGACCTGATCTTTCTCTGGGACGAGGCGTGGTTCGCCTTTGCCCGGTTCAGCCCGACCTACCGTCAGCGCACCGCCATGAACGCGGCGAATTCCCTGCGCGAGAAGTTGCGCTCAGACGCGCACATTGAGCGGTACGAAGCCCAACAGGCCGAGTTGAAGGACGCGGACAGGGACAAAATGCTGGAGACCCGGTTGCTGCCACCGCCCGATGCACGGGTACGGGCATACGCGACGCAATCGACCCACAAGACCCTCACGTCCCTCAGGCAGGGGTCGATGATCCACGTCAACGATCAGGACTTCAAGGGCGAGGTCGAACAGTCCTTCCACGAAGCCTACATGACGCATACCTCGACCTCTCCCAACTACCAGATCATCGCTTCGCTCGATGTCGGCCGTCGCCAGGTCGAACTGGAAGGCTTCGAGTTCGTGCAGCGTCAGGTCGAGGCGGCGATGTCCATGCGACGGGCGATCTCCGAACATCCGCTGCTGTCGAAATATTTCAAGATCCTGACGGCGGGCGACATGATACCCGAGGCACACCGGGAAAGCGGCGTTACCAGTTATTTCGATACCCAGCAGGGCTGGACCGACATGTGGGACTGCTGGGAGAACGACGAGTTCGCGCTGGACCCGACGCGGGTCACGCTGGCTGTCGGCGGAACCGGCTGGGACGGCGACACTTTCAAGACCGAAATCCTGATGGACCGTTACGGCATCCAGATCAACAAGACCTCGCGGAATACGGTCCTTTTCATGACCAACATCGGGACGACGCGGTCATCGGTCGCCTACCTGATCGAGGTTTTGGTGGAAATCGCCAAGAGCCTGGATGAACGCCTTGACGACGCCAGCCGGATGGAGCGGCTGTCATTCGACAAGCGGGTCTCGAACCTGATGGAGCATTATCCGCCCTTGCCGGATTTCAGCCGTTTCCACGACGCGTTCCGCGCGGCGCAGGACACGCCGGAAGGGGACATCCGCACGGCCTACTATCTCAGCTACGACGATGAGAATTGCGACTATCTGGAACTGAACGGATCGCTCAAGGAAGCGATGAAAGAAGGCAAGACACTGGTTTCCGCCAGTTTCATCATCCCCTATCCGCCCGGCTTTCCGATCCTCGTGCCGGGGCAGGTAATTTCCGAGGAAATTCTCGATTTCATGCGGGCCTTGGATGTCAGCGAAATTCATGGCTACCGGCCAGACCTTGGCCTGCGCGTATTTACCCAAAAGGCATTGGATGGCGTCAGCGCCAGTCGGCCTGCCTCAACTTCGGACTAA
- a CDS encoding biotin carboxylase, protein MMATVLKNISEIRRFFHRNEDPIYFISATNFNLLGLDEWVKNFKYICYIDCYGGKHPNVFCPSEQPHAEFQSIEDINNYLLQHKEVIDFIKRRGGKPKFVFLMFDEETERLSKELGATVWFPKAKLRQNMDNKIETVRIGNKAGVPSVPNALSEVKDYEHLKKICDKENLGHDLVLQSAYGDSGHTTFFIKNEADFRRHESEIVGQGEIKIMKRIDCRGSAIEACATREGTIVGPLMTELVGFKELTPYRGGWCGNEILATAFPPKVREKARDLTFKFGEQLRKEGYRGYFELDFLIDKKTGDLWLGELNPRITGASSMTNHAAFAHADAPLFLFHLLEFSKKKFDLDVDELNSRWADPEMIDGWSQMVIKHTEDSVDICTTAPETGIYKMLEDGRVVFDRFDYHRRAVESENEAFFLRILQPGDYRYEGADIGILVTRGRSMTKSFQLNERAKKWIHGIKSGVDGKPLPTAQAGPELSDPAFKIL, encoded by the coding sequence ATCATGGCTACCGTTCTCAAGAATATCTCTGAAATCCGTCGGTTCTTTCACCGGAACGAGGACCCGATCTATTTCATCTCCGCGACCAACTTCAACCTTCTGGGTCTCGATGAGTGGGTGAAGAACTTCAAGTACATCTGCTATATCGACTGCTACGGCGGCAAGCATCCCAACGTTTTCTGCCCGTCCGAGCAGCCCCATGCGGAATTCCAGTCCATCGAGGACATCAACAATTACCTGCTGCAGCACAAGGAAGTCATCGACTTCATCAAGCGTCGCGGCGGCAAGCCAAAGTTCGTGTTCCTCATGTTCGACGAGGAAACCGAACGCCTGTCGAAAGAGCTGGGCGCAACGGTCTGGTTCCCCAAGGCAAAGCTGCGCCAGAACATGGACAACAAGATCGAGACCGTTCGCATCGGCAACAAGGCCGGTGTGCCCTCGGTGCCCAACGCGCTTTCCGAGGTGAAGGACTACGAGCACCTCAAGAAGATCTGCGACAAGGAAAACCTCGGCCACGATCTGGTGCTGCAATCGGCTTATGGCGACAGTGGGCACACGACGTTCTTCATCAAGAACGAGGCCGATTTCCGCCGCCACGAAAGCGAGATCGTGGGGCAGGGCGAGATCAAGATCATGAAGCGGATCGACTGCCGCGGCTCGGCGATCGAGGCCTGCGCGACGCGCGAGGGCACGATCGTCGGCCCGCTCATGACCGAGCTTGTCGGCTTCAAGGAGCTGACGCCCTATCGCGGCGGCTGGTGCGGGAACGAGATTCTCGCCACCGCCTTCCCGCCCAAGGTGCGGGAGAAGGCGCGCGACCTGACCTTCAAGTTTGGGGAGCAGCTGCGCAAGGAAGGCTACCGCGGCTATTTCGAACTCGATTTCCTGATCGACAAGAAGACGGGCGATCTTTGGCTGGGCGAACTGAACCCCCGGATTACCGGGGCGTCCTCGATGACCAACCACGCGGCGTTCGCACACGCGGATGCGCCGCTGTTCCTGTTCCACCTGCTGGAATTCTCGAAGAAGAAATTCGATCTGGACGTGGACGAGTTGAACAGCCGCTGGGCCGACCCCGAGATGATCGACGGCTGGTCGCAGATGGTCATCAAGCACACCGAGGACAGCGTGGACATCTGTACCACCGCACCGGAGACCGGCATCTACAAGATGCTCGAGGATGGCCGGGTCGTGTTCGACCGGTTCGACTATCACCGCCGCGCCGTCGAATCCGAGAATGAAGCATTCTTTCTGCGCATCCTGCAGCCGGGAGACTATCGGTACGAGGGCGCGGACATCGGGATCCTTGTGACCCGTGGCCGTTCGATGACGAAAAGTTTCCAGTTGAACGAGCGTGCCAAAAAGTGGATTCATGGCATCAAGAGCGGCGTGGACGGAAAACCGTTGCCGACCGCCCAGGCCGGTCCGGAACTATCGGACCCGGCGTTCAAGATTCTCTGA
- a CDS encoding C45 family autoproteolytic acyltransferase/hydolase: MYWRALDIELPGPKWSGLFAEYWPDYRRWWLKEGAAARPTYAECRRALSEHMPELLPLYDDLCALAGGGDNAARFLSFYNPPPYLSGCSQAIWAGKEPVMVRNYDYNPNAFDQLVLRTNWQGRRVMGTSDGLWGLVDGVNDAGLAISLTFGGRRIVGEGFGVPLILRYVLQTCTTTEEATAVLARVPTHMSYNVTVLDRKRKYATAMMGPDRDTLITRAAVATNHQENVEWVSHARFTATVERERFLLQRLRLHKDPEEKFINAFLKPPLYSTAFNAGFGTLYTAVYRPRKREMELRWPGTTWALSLADFAEGAREVLVPGAA; the protein is encoded by the coding sequence ATGTACTGGCGCGCACTTGATATCGAATTGCCCGGTCCGAAATGGTCCGGGCTTTTCGCCGAGTACTGGCCGGATTATCGCAGGTGGTGGCTGAAGGAAGGCGCTGCCGCCCGCCCGACCTATGCCGAGTGCCGCCGCGCCCTGTCCGAGCATATGCCGGAACTCCTGCCGCTTTACGACGACCTGTGCGCGCTTGCCGGGGGCGGCGACAATGCGGCGCGGTTCCTCAGCTTCTACAATCCGCCGCCGTACCTGTCGGGGTGTTCGCAAGCGATCTGGGCCGGAAAGGAACCGGTCATGGTGCGCAACTACGATTACAATCCCAACGCCTTCGATCAGTTGGTTCTTCGCACCAACTGGCAGGGGCGGCGCGTGATGGGAACGTCCGACGGGCTGTGGGGGCTCGTCGACGGAGTGAATGATGCCGGACTGGCGATCTCGCTGACGTTCGGCGGTCGCCGGATCGTCGGCGAGGGGTTTGGCGTACCGCTGATCCTGCGATACGTTCTGCAGACCTGCACGACGACGGAAGAGGCGACGGCGGTGCTGGCCCGCGTTCCGACGCACATGAGCTACAACGTCACCGTACTGGACCGGAAGCGCAAGTATGCGACCGCGATGATGGGGCCGGACCGCGACACGCTGATCACGCGGGCGGCGGTTGCCACGAACCATCAGGAAAACGTCGAATGGGTCAGCCATGCCCGTTTCACCGCCACGGTGGAGCGTGAGAGGTTCCTGTTGCAGCGTCTGCGTCTGCACAAGGATCCCGAGGAAAAGTTCATCAACGCATTTCTCAAGCCGCCGCTCTATTCGACCGCATTCAACGCGGGGTTCGGGACGCTTTACACGGCGGTGTATCGGCCCCGAAAGCGCGAGATGGAGCTGCGCTGGCCCGGCACCACATGGGCGCTTTCGCTCGCGGATTTCGCCGAAGGCGCGCGAGAAGTGCTCGTGCCCGGTGCGGCGTGA
- a CDS encoding CaiB/BaiF CoA transferase family protein encodes MKGPLASLKVVEFAGLGPGPLAGQLLADLGAQVISVDRAERPADPTDVNRRGKLSVVLDLKSPEGLADAKALVSASDVLIEGFRPGVMERLGLGPENCPESLIYARMTGWGQSGPWAQTAGHDINYLSLTGALHAMGEPGRPPVPPLNLVADYGGGTMFLVFGMLAAVIERGVSGKGQVVDAAMVDGVPAMMGLVHGLLAAGKWSEDRGANLLDGGAPFYRCYACSDGRYVAVGALEPQFYALLLSGLGLPADLVETQNDPRTWPERTGQFAEIFARRTRDAWAEVFDGTDACVTPVLSFSEAAQHKHMRQRQSMVDVAGVQQSNKAPRFGRTKPDAPQSPRAQGADTLAVLAALGRGSPAKT; translated from the coding sequence GTGAAGGGGCCGCTCGCCTCCCTGAAGGTGGTGGAGTTCGCGGGCCTTGGCCCCGGTCCACTTGCCGGGCAGCTGCTGGCTGATCTCGGCGCGCAGGTGATCAGCGTGGACAGGGCCGAGAGACCCGCGGATCCGACAGATGTGAACCGGCGGGGCAAGCTGTCCGTCGTTCTCGATCTGAAGTCCCCGGAAGGACTGGCCGACGCCAAGGCGCTGGTGTCTGCCAGCGATGTTCTGATCGAAGGCTTCCGTCCCGGCGTGATGGAGCGGCTGGGACTGGGCCCGGAGAATTGCCCGGAATCGCTGATCTACGCCCGTATGACCGGTTGGGGGCAATCGGGACCATGGGCGCAGACGGCCGGGCATGACATCAACTACCTGTCGTTGACCGGCGCGCTTCACGCGATGGGAGAGCCGGGCAGGCCACCCGTGCCACCGCTGAACCTGGTGGCGGATTACGGCGGCGGCACGATGTTCCTTGTCTTCGGCATGCTTGCTGCGGTCATCGAAAGAGGCGTGTCCGGCAAGGGCCAGGTCGTGGACGCCGCCATGGTGGACGGCGTGCCCGCCATGATGGGCCTTGTCCATGGGCTGCTGGCGGCCGGGAAGTGGTCGGAGGATCGCGGAGCGAACCTGCTTGATGGTGGGGCGCCGTTCTACCGGTGCTATGCGTGCTCGGATGGCCGATATGTGGCCGTCGGCGCACTGGAGCCGCAGTTCTACGCCCTGCTCCTGTCAGGCTTGGGCCTTCCCGCTGATCTGGTGGAAACGCAGAACGACCCACGCACATGGCCGGAGCGCACCGGCCAATTCGCTGAAATATTTGCCCGGCGCACCCGTGATGCCTGGGCCGAGGTCTTTGACGGCACCGACGCCTGCGTGACCCCTGTCCTGAGCTTTTCGGAGGCTGCCCAACACAAGCACATGCGGCAACGCCAGTCGATGGTGGATGTCGCGGGCGTGCAGCAATCGAACAAGGCGCCACGCTTCGGCCGCACGAAACCTGATGCGCCGCAATCGCCCCGCGCGCAGGGTGCGGATACTCTTGCCGTTCTTGCCGCGTTGGGCCGTGGAAGTCCGGCAAAGACGTAA
- a CDS encoding type 1 glutamine amidotransferase domain-containing protein: protein MTQITEAKILILATNGFEQSELEKPLKDLRDKGATVHVATPDGNDIKGWDTDDWGNTVSADLALADVSAQGYDAIVLPGGQINPDLLRVNKDAIDLIRAFADAGKVVAAVCHAPWLLIEAGIIKGRKATSYNSISTDMKNAGALWEDSQVVADQGIVTSRNPDDLDAFVAKIVEEVEEGKHERRAA from the coding sequence ATGACACAGATTACTGAAGCAAAGATCCTCATTCTCGCCACCAACGGTTTTGAACAGTCGGAACTGGAAAAACCTTTGAAAGACCTGCGCGACAAGGGCGCGACCGTTCATGTCGCGACACCGGATGGCAACGACATCAAGGGCTGGGACACCGATGACTGGGGCAACACGGTTTCGGCCGACCTCGCTTTGGCCGACGTAAGCGCTCAAGGATACGACGCTATCGTCCTGCCCGGCGGGCAGATCAACCCGGACCTGCTGCGCGTCAACAAGGATGCGATCGACCTGATCCGCGCCTTTGCCGACGCCGGCAAGGTTGTCGCAGCCGTCTGCCATGCGCCTTGGCTGCTCATCGAGGCAGGTATCATCAAGGGCCGCAAGGCGACGTCCTACAACTCCATCTCGACCGATATGAAGAACGCGGGCGCGCTGTGGGAAGACAGCCAGGTGGTCGCGGATCAGGGCATCGTGACCAGCCGCAACCCTGACGACCTCGACGCCTTCGTTGCGAAGATCGTGGAGGAAGTGGAAGAAGGCAAGCACGAGCGTCGCGCTGCCTAA
- a CDS encoding paraquat-inducible protein A has protein sequence MKDTVEPMTSKPLDELIVCPQCDAVYHLKRPGVGERAQCQRCHKVLIAPRRNAGLRIIAVAVAVMVLIIGAAVFPFLSIDAAGNKNSVSVLDAALAFSGGPMIFLSLATAGLIIIIPLLRAVLTIYVLVPVVLDRDPAPHAMHAFRLSEALRPWSMAEIFAIGCAVALVKVSDLANVGFGPAFWMFGILCVLVIAQDSFMCKWSVWNSLENPRASSAPKT, from the coding sequence ATGAAGGATACTGTCGAGCCAATGACGAGCAAGCCGCTGGACGAACTGATCGTTTGTCCGCAGTGCGATGCCGTCTACCACTTGAAAAGGCCCGGGGTGGGGGAGCGCGCGCAATGCCAGCGGTGCCACAAGGTTCTGATCGCACCTCGCCGGAACGCGGGACTGCGGATCATCGCCGTGGCCGTCGCGGTTATGGTGCTCATTATCGGGGCGGCGGTTTTTCCTTTCCTGTCGATCGACGCGGCGGGGAATAAGAATTCGGTCTCCGTCCTCGACGCCGCGCTGGCGTTTTCCGGCGGGCCGATGATCTTCCTTTCCCTCGCGACGGCCGGGCTCATCATCATCATCCCGCTGCTGCGGGCCGTTCTGACGATCTACGTGCTCGTTCCCGTGGTGCTGGACCGTGATCCGGCACCGCATGCGATGCATGCGTTCCGCCTGTCGGAAGCGTTGCGTCCGTGGTCGATGGCCGAAATCTTCGCGATCGGATGCGCCGTCGCGTTGGTCAAGGTATCGGACCTTGCCAACGTCGGCTTCGGTCCTGCCTTCTGGATGTTCGGCATCCTTTGTGTCCTCGTGATCGCGCAGGACAGTTTCATGTGTAAGTGGTCAGTATGGAATTCACTGGAAAATCCCAGAGCATCGTCAGCGCCAAAGACCTGA
- a CDS encoding paraquat-inducible protein A: protein MEFTGKSQSIVSAKDLNLVACERCTKVWPISASKCSRCGHKLVSRHSRSLSRVWALWVFGFMCYIPANVYPMLITRTLFQEDESTIIGGAVELAHYGNFGIAAIIIFASVFIPLGKFWAIAYLAISIRSGSRLSTHRRQIMYEVVEYIGRWSMIDIFVVAIMSALVQLNTLASINPGPASIFFALSVIFTMLSAQAFDLRMIWDARAAEGGVVGHE, encoded by the coding sequence ATGGAATTCACTGGAAAATCCCAGAGCATCGTCAGCGCCAAAGACCTGAATCTGGTCGCATGCGAGCGCTGCACGAAGGTGTGGCCGATTTCGGCCAGCAAGTGCTCACGTTGCGGTCACAAGCTCGTGTCCCGGCACAGCCGCAGTCTCAGCCGCGTCTGGGCGCTCTGGGTGTTCGGTTTCATGTGCTACATCCCGGCGAACGTCTATCCGATGCTGATCACGCGGACGCTGTTCCAGGAAGATGAAAGCACCATCATCGGCGGTGCGGTGGAGCTTGCGCACTATGGAAACTTCGGCATCGCCGCGATCATCATCTTTGCCTCGGTCTTCATCCCGCTGGGCAAATTCTGGGCGATTGCCTACCTTGCGATCAGTATCAGGTCGGGTTCCCGTCTGAGCACGCACCGGCGGCAGATCATGTATGAAGTCGTCGAATACATCGGGCGCTGGTCGATGATCGATATTTTTGTCGTTGCGATTATGTCCGCGTTAGTGCAACTCAATACACTGGCGTCCATCAATCCCGGTCCGGCGAGCATCTTCTTCGCACTTTCGGTGATTTTCACGATGCTGTCTGCTCAGGCTTTCGATCTCCGCATGATCTGGGATGCGAGAGCCGCCGAAGGGGGTGTAGTAGGTCATGAATGA